From the genome of Rhizobium oryzihabitans:
TTCCAGTCCACGCGGCGAACGATGGTGGCGCTGCCATAATTTCCGGCCTCGTCACGCTCCCAAACGAACCACGCCGTATTCATGCGGCTGCTGGCCTTGTTTCCCTCCCATCCGTCGCGGTGCATCATCGGGAGGCGGCGCTTGAAGACGTAGACGCGTGCAGGCGGGCAATCGTCCATGACGAAATTGCGGTCATCGTCCGCGAACCCGCAAAGGAAATTCAGGTTGAGCAAAAGCGCCATCTTGCGGGGCCGGTAGACGCGCAGCGCATGGGCCACAAAGGCATTCAGCACGTCGCCGTAAGGTGGATTGGTGACGATATCGTATGAACCGACTTCTTGCGGCTGCGAGGTCAAAAAGTCCTGCACCGACTGCAATTCGCCGTTGCTGTCCGCCGTGCCGTAGTCGTTGATATCGGCCAGCACTACGCCGTAGTGAAACGCTTCCAGCATCCGCGAGATTGCACCGCGCCCGCAGGCGGGTTCAAGAACGCACGCGGTGAATTCCTCCAGAGCCAGCAGCGTAAACATCGCTTCCGGTGGCGTCTCGTAGAGGTTAGCCCCACGCTCTTCCTTTGTGGCGCTGGCCGTGCCGACCGCCGCGCGAAGATTGGCCTTCGTCGGTTCCAGCCCGGCAGCAAGACGCGCCTGAATGGCCCGTTCGACAATGCCGGGTTCGCGATGCTCCGCCGCTGCGAGCTTGCGGGCTTCGTGAATCTCTTTGTAAGACAGTCCGGCATCATCGACAGAAAAAACCTTTCCATCGGGAAGGTTTTTCGGCCTGCCTCGCGTGGCGGCTTCGCCCGCCGCCTGCGCTTCGTCCCATTTATCGGCAATGAGGATTTTCGCGCGGGCTTCGATCAATAGGGCGTCGGCCTGCATGCGCCGAGCCTTGGCAATCAGCTTTTCCGTTGCGCCGATCTGTTCCGCAAACTGTGCGGCAGTCTTGGCCTGATTATAGGCGACCGATGCGACGATGCGGGCATTGATGATGTCGCCATCGTCCAGAAGCGCCCGCGCCCGTTCCACCGTAGCAACCAGCCCCGACGCATCGGCAACCGGCACCACGGCACTTTCTGTTTCGCGTTCCGGCATGTCGCCCGGCTCCGCAATGCCTTCCAGCATGGTAAGCATTTCGCGGGCGCGGTCGGTCGGGTAGTAGGTCTTGCCGTCCTTCTTGTCCCGCGTCAGGTAACCGTTGCTAACGGACTTATTCGCGCTGATACCCTGCTGCTGCGATTCGACTGTCACTACACCATCGCGAACGGCGGTGGTGATGATCGCAAGAGCATTCGGGCCGGGCTTTGGAAGCTTGACTTGCTTGTAAGGGGCCATCAGTTCGACCCCTCGCCTGCACGATGGAACAGATCATCAAGCACCGTGTCCGACAGGACATCCTCAATCCGTGACAACGGATCGACATTCGCAACGTGGTTTTCGATGAGGGCGAGAAAGCGCGCTTCAACTTCGAGCCGCTGGCGGAGAGCGTGGAGTTCGTGAAACGCAACCCTGCCCAAGTTTTTCGCCGACAACACCTCAATGCGGGCCTTTTCCGGCTTCTCGGACGGGTGCGCGCGACGAATACCAGACCGAACCGACATCAGTTCCCGGCGCAGGAACGAGCGTGTTGGCTCCTTTCCGCTAGCAAGAATTTCTTCAAGAATAGAACGAAGCGCAGCAGGTTGCTTAGTGATCGCGTCACGCAAGTTTCGCGCCTCGAACAACTGTTTCCTTGAGAGGCCAAAATCACGAACGGTAAGCTCTTCGTTCCGGCCCTTGCCAGGACGCCCGCCCTTGGAGAGATCACCGCGAGTTTGCGCCGCGTCTACTTCATCGGCTAACTTGCGGTCCGCAAGAACCTCGATTTCCAAAGCGTCCGTCTGCGCTTTGCGGGCGATGAAAACGATATGAGCGTGGGCCTTATTCGCCGCTGCAACACGCGCCACCCGCCGGGCGGCATCAAAAACAAGACCAGCCTCCTGTTTCGCTACGAGGATAACAGCGGGGTTTGCAGCAGAGGCAAGACGAAAGGCGGCAGCTTTGATCATGGATGGCAGAGCTTCGGCGCTGGCGTTTATGGTGATGAGGTCGGCCATCAGTGCGCCCTCATCAAACGATCAAGGTACGCCTGCCCCAAGCCGGTAAGCTTCGCAGTCTCTCCATCGGCGGTAATGTGAAGATAGCCGCAGCTGCGGCATTCTTCGGCGACGATATGGTAAGCGAGGCCAAGGGCGGACAAATCCAACTTGCCGCCCTCGCATTTCACATGCCGCAAAAAGCCCCTTGCACGTTCGGACAAGGGGCGCTTCATCAGTTCGGTGATAGCCGGATCGGTCTGGCGCTTCATTCCGCACCCCCGACGACGCTAAGCCCGACCTTGTGACCGCCCTTGGCTTTCACACTGGCGAGCGCCTTGCGAAATGCGGCCAGACCGGCTTCCAGTTCCGCCGCATCACGGTCCATTTTGGTCGCTTCGGCTGGCGTCACAACCATGTCGGCGATAGCAACCGCGCCGCCGGAAATCAGATCGCCAGCCTTGCGGACCATTTCGGAATAGGTGACGACGACGCACTGTTCGGCGGCGCGCTCATTTTCCGGGTCGGCCAGCCGCCGCCCGTTAAGTTCCGCCATCGCAGAGGTGACGACCGGCACGCCGCATTCGCTTTCCAGCGCATAGACAGCGTGCAGCGGCATCAATTCCGGGTCGGTCGCATTGTTCATGCGCCCGATGTGGCTTTTCGAAATCGAGGAAATTTCCGCTGCACGCTCGATACCGCCCACGAGGCGGATAAGGTCACGTTGCGCGGCTTTGATACGGTGAAACCATGCGTTTGAAATCATGAGACAATACCTTTCCCGCGCCGGGAAAATCCCGGCGTTTTTCCCGTGGTGGGAATTGATTGGAGATGAGAGTTTCAGGGCGTCAGGAAGTTATGGAGGCCCACATGCAAAACGAGAGTTGCCCGCGCCGGGCGAGAAGAAGGAAAGCGCACCGGCGCGGGTCGCAGCAGGCCGGGAGGATTGGCCGCGCGAAAGGAGAAGGAGGCCGCTCATTCTGCGGCCTCCAAAGGAATCGCCACAAGCTCCGCAAGGCGTTCATAAGTTACGTCTGCGAAACCACGACGCTTGGCAGCATCAACCACGCGAACCCAATAACCGGGCGGAATTGATGCCCGGCGGCGCATAGCTTTTGCCGTCTCATAGTGCGCGCCGATTTCATCAGCGAACACCGAGAGCGAAGGCCAGAGATTTATAAGATCGGCGTGGGTCATGTGGCAGTGGTACAATATACACCACCTTGTCGTCAAGCTGGCGGAACATGATCTGCACCCCCACAAGGCGGTATGATTCACACCATGAGCAAATCAGCAGATCAGTTCCAGCGCGCCGAACGCGCCGAGCGGTTAAAGCAGGCGAGAATCAATTCTGGTTTTGGCGGCGTCAAAGCTGTCGCGAAGAAATTTGGCTGGTCTGTCAACACCTACAAGGCTCACGATTCCGGCCAGAACGGTTTCAGTCCGGCAGATGCCAAGAAGTATGCGCGCGCTTTTGGTGTATCACTACAGTGGCTATACTTCGGGACCGGAGCACCGGAAGACATTGACGTAGAACCGGTAAGTGTCACCGACGTTCCTCTTATATCTGCTGTTAGCGCCGGACAACTTGTGAGTAGCGATGGTGTCAGCGACCTTTCCGATTTCCCCACGGTTCCCGCGCTCGACTTGCCGGAAGGGCAATGGATAGCACTTCGTGTTGACGGCGATTCCATGAACAAGATTTCGCCGCCAGATTCTATAGTTTTCGCAAACCTGCGCGATAGACGCCTAGTTCATAACGCTTGCTACATCGTGACGGATGAAGAAGGAAATACAACATACAAACGATACCGTCAGAATGAAGAGCCACCGTTCCAGCCAGCTTCGTATCATGATGTTGCCCCACCTAAATTTAAAGGCACCATCACGGTTGTCGGCAGGGTTAAACGTTCAATTATTGAAATGTAAATTCACTTCGGGGGAAGCATGAAGCCTGAAAGCTTAACTACGCTAGTCAAGATGACCAACACCAGCGCGAATGCGGCGAGCATATTATGCGCATTGAGGAAATCGGGACACGCTAAGGAAGTTGAATATCCATCCACAACAGGTTCCGGCGAGATCAAGACTTTTACCTCCCTGACAGATGAGGGGCTAGCTTTCGGTATCAACCGCTCATCAGATCACCCCTTCAAAACGGAAGCACGATTTTATCCAGACAAGTTCCCTGCGCTGCTCGCGGTGGTGGCGACACAAATAAAAGCAGAAGCCGAAAAACTGCTAATAGCCTGAGACTCAGTAACCGAAATCAAAAGCCCGCCAATCGGCGGGTTTTTTTATGCCTGAAAACGGTAGACACGATACGCACCACCAAGTGGTACAATTTGCACCACATCATATTGACAGCATGGTGGTGCATAATATACCACTTCTCCATCCGAGCCGCTAAACCCCGCAGCGGCTTGGGCAGACTGCCGGGCGGCGCACCCTCGAAATGTCAACATGCCGCCCGGCTCCCTCAACGAAAGAAGGATGGAGCCTTATGCTTGCAATGTTCAAAAGCCTCGTCGGAGACAAGGCAAAGAAGTTTTCCGGCAAGACCGATTTTCTGGAAGCGGTTTGCGCCGCGTCCGCACTCGTCGCCACTGCTGACGGCGAGCTTGACGACAAGGAACTTCTGGCGGCTGTCGCCGCCGTGAAATCCAACGCCGCCCTTTCCGGCGCGTTCGATGCCCGAGCCATCGAAACCACGATGGACAAGATGTGCAGCCGCGCCGTGGGCCGCGTGGGCAAGGCCGGTCTCTTCAAGGAAATCGAAGACATCAAGGCCGACCACGATATGAGCGAAACCGTGCTTCTGGTCGCGCTCGACGTGGCAGACAGCGGCGGCATTTCTGACGACGAAAAAGCAGTGCTTGCCAAGATCGCATCCACGGTCGGGCTTGATCTGGCCAAGTATCTCTAACCATGGCGACCGCAAAGAATATCGCCTTGGCGACGGCGGCGGGCCTTCTCGTCACGATGCAGGCCCTCTTCTTTTCCTTCGCCATGGACCTCGTTTCCAGCGTCCTGCTGGTCGCAATCGGCTTCGTCGCAGGCCGCTTGTCCCGCTGAAAAGCCCTCCTGAGCATGAGGAAAAAGGCTCGCCCCACCCCAATCAGGAGATAACGGAATGCGCATCAATACCGCAAACGACACCGAACTGACGCAGGCGATGGCGGAAGCCATCCAACGCGTGGGCGAAGGCTGCACGAAAGCCGACCTTCGGGAATGGTTCACCGCCGATGAAATTCACCGCTGCGGCGATGCAGCCACTGCCCGGCTCCATGACATGCGCGTTCAGGACGCGCGTGCTGCGGCCTGATGCCGTTTGGCGATGGCCTTCGGGCCATCATCCGACAGCATCACCGGAGCGCCAAACATGGCAAACAAAGCAGCACAAAGGTTCAACGACATGTCTTCCTTCCTTCGGATGGTGCGACAGCCGATCTTGAACCAGCATACGGGATGGACCGAAGAAGCGGCCCAATCTTTGCGCGCGGCGCGAAACTACGTGAGCGAACTCACATCCGGCTCGGTGACACCAAGATATTCCCGCGAGTTTCGGAACCACGCGCGGCTCAAAATTCTGCATGCGAAAAACTGCCGATTCCGCGCGGCGCAGGTTGGCAGACGCCTGCCATGATCCAGATTTCACCCATGATTCCGACAGAGCGCCCGCAGCAGGCAACGCCGCCCTATGGCCGGTTCTTTCTGGCCTGCGTTTGCGCCGTCCTCATCCTCTCCATCATCGGCGGCGCGGCGCTTTGCGCCACCAGCCTCGCCGAGATCAAGCGCCACCACGACGCCAGCGGGCGCGCGTGACCTTCCTCCAAACTACAAGGAACCATCCGCATGAAGAAAATACGCGATGCCTCCACCATCATCGGCATGCTGGAAAACGGCCAGCTTAACCCCGCCTTTTCCGCCGAGATCGGCCAGACGCTGGAGAAGCTTTCGGACATGTCCGAAGCCAACCCCATGCAGACTTTCAAGGGTTCCGTGACCCTGAAACTCTCCCTGTCCGTCAAGGATGGCATGGTGACGATTGCCGCCGACATGGAATCCAAAACCCCCAAGCTACCGCGCAAGAACTCGGTCTTTTGGGTTGTCGAAGACGGCGCGCTTTCGACTGAGCATCCCCGCCAGCACGACATGTTTTCGCCGCGCGAAGTCTCCGCGAACTGATTTCCCCACTTTAGCAACCGCGTCCGGCCAGTGACCGGCGCACCAATAGAGGAACCGAAATGGACCAACTCACTCAAACCGCCGTCGCCGAGATCGCAAAGCTTGCGGCGCGGACCAACGCCGCGATTGTGCAGGTTCCGGCACCTGCCGACGCCAAGGGCATTCCCTCCAACGTCCCGGCGCTGCTGGACCCGACCAGCGGCAAGCTGTCGGATGTGTCGGCAGTCTTCGCGCCGTGGCGCACCCGTCCGGAGCGCAAGAATGGCACCGCCAATGTCGAAACGCTGGATTCCTTCGTCAAGCTGGTCGAGCGCCACAAGACGGACAACAGCGTCATCTTTGCGGTGACCGACTGGCGCAACCCTACCTTCACCGCCGTAATCGACTACCACGGCGACGACCCGGACAACGGCAAGCACCGCGTGCACTATGCGTTCCCGCTTTCCGAAGAATGGAAAGCTTGGCAGGGTATCCATGGCAAAGCGTTGACTCAAAACGAGTTCGCGGAATTCATCGAAGACCATATCGCCGAACTGGCCTCGCCGGACTCTGACGAGGTGAAAGACCTCGAATTGCTGTTCCGGGCGAAGATTGCCTATCCGAATGAGCTGGTAGTGCTTTCGCAGGGCTTGCAGATCAACGCGGAAACCCGCGTCAAGACGGCCCTGAAACTGCAAACGGGCGAAAGCCAGATCGTTTTCGAGGAAGACCACAAGAACGCCAACGGCGACCCGATCACCGTGCCGGGCGTCTTCGTCCTCAACATCGCGCCGTTCTTCCAGGGTGAAAGCATCCGCTTGCCAGTGCGCCTGCGCTACCGCCTCCGTGAAGGCACGCTTTCGTGGACCTGCATGCTTTACCGGCCCGACATCCATATCACCAAGGCCGTCAACTTCGCCCTGCACGAAACCGCCGCAGAACTTGCTCTGCCGAAGTTCGCGGGCAAGCCGGAAATGTTGGCCTGATTTCACCCGGAGCGCGGGCGGTCGCCGCCCGCGTCCATCCAGCCAGAGAGAACCCAACCATGTCCGACAATACAAAAATCGAGTGGACCGACGCCACTTGGAACCCGATCACGGGTTGCGCTGTAGTCTCTCCGGGCTGCACCAACTGTTATGCGATGAAGCTCGCCGGAACCCGGCTGAAAAATCACAGGAGCCGGGAAGGACTTACGGTTGAAACGAAGTCCGGCCCCGTGTGGAACGGCAAGGTGCGTCTTAATGCGGAGTGGATGGAACAGCCGTTGCGCTGGAGCCGTCCGCGCATGATCTTCGTTTGCGCCCACGGAGACCTTTTTGCCGAAGGCGTGCCGGACGAGTGGATTGACATGGTTTTCGCCGTCATGGCGAGCGCCCCGCAGCACACGTTTCAGGTCTTGACCAAGAGGCCAGAGCGGATGCGCGACTACTTGTTTGCGCGCCGACACCTGCCGTTTCCTAATATCTGGCTTGGCACCTCCGCCGAAGATCAGCCCCGGTATTCCGCGCGCTGGCCATTCATGGAAGATATCGCAGAGCGTGGCTGGATGGTTTGGGTCTCTGCCGAACCGCTGTTAGGCCCGCTTGATCTGCTCGCTACGCCGCTTCGGAAAGTCGGCCCCGATGGCAAAGCACACCTTGCACGCCCTCCTATGTGGGTCGTGGCAGGCGGAGAAAGCGGACCGGGCGCACGTCCGATGCACCCCGACTGGACACGCGCTTTGCGCGACCAGAGCCAAATCCATGGGATTCCGTTTCTGTTCAAGCAATGGGGCGCATGGAAGCCCGTCCCTTGGAAACTTGAGCGGACCGAAACCGAAACGGACGCGGAATATATCGAGCGGTCCGAAAAGGAATGCTCCACGCACGCGCTTTCCCGAACAGGATATTTGATCGAGCTTGATCACAAGCCATGGAGTTGGGCGCGCGTATTGCCGCAGCCGGACACCCACCATGCCGTTAAACTGGTAGGCAAGAAGGTGGCAGGCCGCGTGCTGGACGGCGTTGAACACAACGCATTCCCGGAGGGCCGAGCATGACGCCCGAACAGCTTTCCGTTCTCGCCGCCCTGCCGCAACTGGCGCTGTCGGTCCGACAGCCGTGGGTTTACTGCATTTTCGAACTCGGCAAGCCGGTTGAAAACCGGACGTGGGCGACGAAGTATCGCGGGCCGGTCTGCATCCATGCCGCCAAGGGCATGACCACGAATGAATGGTATGAGGGCCTTGATACCGCACGCGAAGCGGCGTTGACCGATATCAGCCTTGCGAAAAAAAAGTTTCCAGCCGGGAAGAATGACCTCCTGCGCGGCGGCATCGTCGGAACCGTCGATATCGTGGATTGCGTCACGCGCCACGAAAGCCCGTGGTTCTTCGGTCCCTACGGCTTTGTGCTGGCAAATCCCAAACCCTGCGAATTTATCCCGGTCAAAGGCGCACTTGGCTTCTTCGACTGGCGGAAGAATCTTGAGGCCACCCCATGACAGATATCACCAAAGCAGCGAAGAAGCTTATTGATTGCGTCGAATTCGACATGAACGGCGCAGGCGGCAAGGGTGGCAACGGTGGCTTGCTGTCCGATACCACCTTGCGCGCCGCCCACGATCTGCGCGTTATCATGAGCCGCGAGGCCGTCAGCGCGTGGAAGACGATGGACACCGCGCCCCGAAACGGAACTGTCATTCAGGCGTGGCACACCGTGCACAAATGCCCGATTTCCATTCTCTGGAATGAGCAAGGCCACGACTTTAACGGCGAGACGCTTCACTGGTTCGAGCGCTCATATACAACCGTGTGGCCGGAGCATGTATTTTCTCACTGGATGCCCCTGCCTAGCCAGCCCATGACGAAAGGCGGTGCAGCATGAGCGCCGTGACGCCCGAGGCTTCAAACGGCCTTCGCAGCCGCATCGTCGCGGTACTGCGCGAAGATCGCGACGTGCGGAACATCGGTGCCTTGGCCGACCAATTGGAGACCGCTATCCGTAGCGCCGAACCGGTGGCATGGCTGCGGCACGGCGAGGAAGCGCCCGTTCAAAATGTGCCGTTTGGCGCCATGTGGATTAGTGACAAAGATGATCCACGCTCCTTTCCGGTCTACGACTGCCCACAGCAGCCCGCGCCGTCCGTGGCCGTGAAGGCTTTGGAGTGGTCGCCATGGCCCGGAAATGACCAGACAAAGAACGGGCAAAGCGGCAGGCGCATCATGCGGCGCGCAGACGGAGCAGGCGTGGCTTACTCGCTTGAGCGGGTGGAGCCTCAAAGTGAGTGGTTCTATATCCCTCCGGGTCAGGTAGCGGGCGACTGGTATGTAATGAAATTCTGGAACGAAGTGGCTGGCCCCTTTAAGACGGACTTGGAAGCGCTGGAATGGTGCAGACAGGACCATGAAACGCGCATTCGCTCCGCCTTCTCCGCACAGGTGCAGGACGTGGCGATGGAAGACGTTCTTTTGGAGGTAAAGCGTCAGGTTGAGGTTGAAGGCTGGTCTTCGGATCATGACGACGCTCACGACAAAGGCGAGATGGCAGGTGCGGCAGCTTGTTACGCCCTTGAGGGGGTGGCCTACACGGCACCTGATCACTATCCGCCGCGAAAGAAATACGCGGCTGTCGTGGACGCAAGGAACTCCATTCCCGAAAAAGAACGAGAAACGACCCGCGAGGCAATCAAACTGGCACTTGGAGAACCTGCGGCACCACGAAACTGGCCTTGGCATGCGTCTTGGTGGAAGCCGACCACCACGCGGCGTAATCTTGTTAAAGCCGCCGCACTTCTCATTTCTGAGATCAAGCGTCTCGACCGCGCCGCAGCACCCGCAAATCAGGAGGGCGGCATATGAAAAAGCCAACCGCCGAGGACAAGGCAAACGTTCTGCGTTTCTGTTTCGTCGCCCTTACCGCTTTCAGTGAAAACGCTCTTGGCCCTACTCAAAAGCGATGGGCGCGAGAACGTGCGGAGAATTGCCTATGGGCGCTAAGGGTTGCCGAATTTAAGACTGACCGGGCGACTTACACGGCTCGCGAGCTTGAAGAAGCCATGATCACTATTGACCTAAAGGCCACCACGCCTTTGACGGAGGCCGGAAATGGCTGACCTCGCCCCAACCCCAAAGAAGAAAAACCGCCGTCCGACGCTTCGAATTCGCGACGTAAACGCTACGCTTGAAGCGCTCAAAAAGAACGGCATGACTCCGACCGCGTTGGACACATTGCCAGACGGTACATTTCGATGGCATTTTACGCCACCGGCACAGAACGACGAAGACGATCTGGACCGCGAACTTGCGGAGTTTGACAAGAAGCATGGTTACAGTTGAGCTAAAGGGCATCCACACCGTACGGGCCAAGGGCAATATCTACTATTACGCTTGGCGCGGTGGCCCAAGGCTCGACGGCCAGCCTGGAACGGCGGCATTCATGGCATCCTATAACGAAGCCATCGCCAGCCGCATGGAACCCGAAAGCGGACGCTTCCGCTCAATCATCACCCACTACAAGGCAACCGAGTTCAAGAAGCTCGCCGATTCCACGAAGCGCGTCTGGTCGCCGTGGATTGATCGCATTTCCGAATATTTTGGCAATTTGAGCATTGCGCAGTTCAATCGTGCGGACAAAATCCGCCCCCGCATTCGCCAATGGCGCGGGCAATATAGCGAGACCCCGCGCGCGGCAGACACAGGCATGCAGGTTCTTTCCCGCATCCTGTCCCATGGCGTAGACCCTATGGGAAAGCTGAGCGCCAATCCAGCCGAAGGCATCAAGCATCTTTATAGTTCCGACCGCTCCGAAATCATCTGGACTGACGCAGACATTGCGCAGGTCAAAGCCGAATGCTCTGACGAGGTGAAATGGGTTATTGACCTTGCCGCCCATACAGGCTTGCGCGTCAGCGATCTGCTGAAACTGTCATGGTCGCATGTCGGCCCCGATGCCATCATCATTTCGACCGGCAAGAGCAAGCACAAGCGCGAGGCGATCATACCGCGCTACGACGCATTGAATGAAATTCTTGATCGCATTCCAAAGCGCTCGCCCGTCATCCTCACCAGCTCCAAAAAGAAGCCGTGGAAGCCGAGCGGATTGAATACGATGTTCTGGCGCGCGAAAGAAAAGACGAACATGCTTGAGCGCGATTTGCACTTCCACGACCTGCGAGGGACCGCCGCTACAAAATTCTATATCGCGGGCCTGTCGGTCCGCGTGATCGCCGAAATTAT
Proteins encoded in this window:
- a CDS encoding tyrosine-type recombinase/integrase; this encodes MVTVELKGIHTVRAKGNIYYYAWRGGPRLDGQPGTAAFMASYNEAIASRMEPESGRFRSIITHYKATEFKKLADSTKRVWSPWIDRISEYFGNLSIAQFNRADKIRPRIRQWRGQYSETPRAADTGMQVLSRILSHGVDPMGKLSANPAEGIKHLYSSDRSEIIWTDADIAQVKAECSDEVKWVIDLAAHTGLRVSDLLKLSWSHVGPDAIIISTGKSKHKREAIIPRYDALNEILDRIPKRSPVILTSSKKKPWKPSGLNTMFWRAKEKTNMLERDLHFHDLRGTAATKFYIAGLSVRVIAEIMAWEEETVEKIIRRYVGRNSATKEMIRQLNEARTRT
- a CDS encoding YfdQ family protein; this translates as MDQLTQTAVAEIAKLAARTNAAIVQVPAPADAKGIPSNVPALLDPTSGKLSDVSAVFAPWRTRPERKNGTANVETLDSFVKLVERHKTDNSVIFAVTDWRNPTFTAVIDYHGDDPDNGKHRVHYAFPLSEEWKAWQGIHGKALTQNEFAEFIEDHIAELASPDSDEVKDLELLFRAKIAYPNELVVLSQGLQINAETRVKTALKLQTGESQIVFEEDHKNANGDPITVPGVFVLNIAPFFQGESIRLPVRLRYRLREGTLSWTCMLYRPDIHITKAVNFALHETAAELALPKFAGKPEMLA
- a CDS encoding ASCH domain-containing protein, which gives rise to MTPEQLSVLAALPQLALSVRQPWVYCIFELGKPVENRTWATKYRGPVCIHAAKGMTTNEWYEGLDTAREAALTDISLAKKKFPAGKNDLLRGGIVGTVDIVDCVTRHESPWFFGPYGFVLANPKPCEFIPVKGALGFFDWRKNLEATP
- a CDS encoding class I SAM-dependent methyltransferase is translated as MAPYKQVKLPKPGPNALAIITTAVRDGVVTVESQQQGISANKSVSNGYLTRDKKDGKTYYPTDRAREMLTMLEGIAEPGDMPERETESAVVPVADASGLVATVERARALLDDGDIINARIVASVAYNQAKTAAQFAEQIGATEKLIAKARRMQADALLIEARAKILIADKWDEAQAAGEAATRGRPKNLPDGKVFSVDDAGLSYKEIHEARKLAAAEHREPGIVERAIQARLAAGLEPTKANLRAAVGTASATKEERGANLYETPPEAMFTLLALEEFTACVLEPACGRGAISRMLEAFHYGVVLADINDYGTADSNGELQSVQDFLTSQPQEVGSYDIVTNPPYGDVLNAFVAHALRVYRPRKMALLLNLNFLCGFADDDRNFVMDDCPPARVYVFKRRLPMMHRDGWEGNKASSRMNTAWFVWERDEAGNYGSATIVRRVDWKDYQPQQPAVTAESEAA
- a CDS encoding S24 family peptidase; the encoded protein is MSKSADQFQRAERAERLKQARINSGFGGVKAVAKKFGWSVNTYKAHDSGQNGFSPADAKKYARAFGVSLQWLYFGTGAPEDIDVEPVSVTDVPLISAVSAGQLVSSDGVSDLSDFPTVPALDLPEGQWIALRVDGDSMNKISPPDSIVFANLRDRRLVHNACYIVTDEEGNTTYKRYRQNEEPPFQPASYHDVAPPKFKGTITVVGRVKRSIIEM
- a CDS encoding phage Gp37/Gp68 family protein: MSDNTKIEWTDATWNPITGCAVVSPGCTNCYAMKLAGTRLKNHRSREGLTVETKSGPVWNGKVRLNAEWMEQPLRWSRPRMIFVCAHGDLFAEGVPDEWIDMVFAVMASAPQHTFQVLTKRPERMRDYLFARRHLPFPNIWLGTSAEDQPRYSARWPFMEDIAERGWMVWVSAEPLLGPLDLLATPLRKVGPDGKAHLARPPMWVVAGGESGPGARPMHPDWTRALRDQSQIHGIPFLFKQWGAWKPVPWKLERTETETDAEYIERSEKECSTHALSRTGYLIELDHKPWSWARVLPQPDTHHAVKLVGKKVAGRVLDGVEHNAFPEGRA
- a CDS encoding tellurite resistance TerB family protein, translated to MLAMFKSLVGDKAKKFSGKTDFLEAVCAASALVATADGELDDKELLAAVAAVKSNAALSGAFDARAIETTMDKMCSRAVGRVGKAGLFKEIEDIKADHDMSETVLLVALDVADSGGISDDEKAVLAKIASTVGLDLAKYL